The sequence below is a genomic window from Entelurus aequoreus isolate RoL-2023_Sb linkage group LG15, RoL_Eaeq_v1.1, whole genome shotgun sequence.
gttgtgtccttgatcaagacacttcacccttgctcctgacgggtcgtggttagcaccttgcatggcagctcccaccatcagtgtgtgaaagggtgaatgtggaaatagtgtcaaagcgcattGAGtaccaagacacttcacccttgaaagtagaaaagcctATACAAGTAGAACCCATTTACGTGTTTGCAAAGCAACACTGCCACCTAGTGGCGTGTTGACGTTATTGTCTTTTATTTACCGGTACCTATTTTACAacgttttagtcatattttaaaaaatgttggaaaaTTCTGTTAATAATTGAATTAATCAAAAAGTCTTGAAACATGCTTAGAAAAGGTTTATTTCCTGTAGTCGTGTATGTttcattgtaataataataataataatacagatgcAGGCTTGTTGGTGATGATTTAACGGTCAGAACTTCAGAGTCAGTTGATGTGAATGTTAGGGAAGTAACACACCTTTCAACGCCTCCCAGGTTTGGACTTTCCTCCTGGAGGTTTGCCTCTGCCAGCACTTCCCTTGCCTTTGCCTTTTCCTTTGCCCTTTCCTTTGCCTGCCAAGCTGTCCCTCGGCCCCTTCCTGCCTGGcttctttttgttgttcttgttcttgccTTTGGCAGCAGAAGCTTCCTGGTCCTCCTCTCTCATCTGCATGTTGACCGCCTTGGTGATGTCCATCTTGGGCTTCTTGCCGTCAATCACCTTGAGAAGCTCCAGCTGCTTCTGCCTCTCGCTGGACAAGTCCCCGATGAGCGGGTCGAACTTCCTCTTCACGCCGGCGGCCCTGGCTGGTTTCTCCTTAGGAAGCCTGTCCTGGAACCTCCCCAAGGAGGCGGTGGAAGTCAGGGCCACGCTCGCCGCTTTGGCCAGCTCGTCTTTGGACTGCTTGGCCACGGGGGTCAAGCCCACGCCGGGGAGGGTCAACTTCTGCGCCCTGGCGATGTTCTTCAGCCGCTTGAACTCGTTCTTAGCCACACGCTCCTTCTTGGCGTACACACGCTTGGCGAACTGGTCCTCGTTGGGGTCGGAGGTCACCGGCACCTCGATGAGCCAGTCCTTGGTGTCGTCGTTAGCCCGCTGGTAGCCCCAGCGACGCCGCCACTCTTTGGCCGTTTCGTCCCACACCAAGttggtcttcttcttcttctggatGCCTTTCAGCTTGGCGAACTGCTCCCATTTAGTGGGAGCTCTGGGCTTAGGCGGAGGCTTCTCCCGGGGCAGGGCGGTCGTCGGCGGGGGTAGTTGAGCCACGATGGCCTCCTGGACCCTCTGCGTGGGCAGCTTCCATATCTCGTTAATGAGCAGCTGCGTGTTGTCGCGGGCCAGCGAGCGGAGGAAGTCTTCCTTCCTCTGCTCTTTAAAGTCGCGTCGCTCGATGCGGTTCTTGTCGGCGGCGAGCAAGTTGCCCACGTCAAAGTCTAGCTCGAACCCCTTGTGGACAGTTATGCTCCGGAGCTTCTCCGCCTCGTCTTGCTCCGCCTGGGCTAGCAGCTCGTCGACGTTACACGTCGCCATGTTGGAGAGAATGTGCCCTGTTTCCGGTATACACAGGCACGTGAAGGAAAAGACACGTGCAAAGAAAACGCTGTGGCGTCACATCAATTCCGGGTTAAAGTTGAGTTTTTGCAACTGCGCCGAAATAACACTAGAGGGAGACATTTCACCATTGTTGTTTATTGTATGacattgttttgattgattgagatttttattagtaggttgcacagtgaagtacatattccgtacaactaaatggtaacacccgaatacgtttttcaacttgtttaagtcggggtccacttaaattgattcatgatacagatatatactatcaggtacaaaatgcggctgctagacttttgacaagaacaagaacgtttgatcatattacgcctatactggctcacctgcactggcttcctgtgcacttaagatgctactttaaggttttactacttacgtataagatactacacggtctagctccatcctatcttgctgactgtattgtaccatatgtcccggaataagaaatctgcgttcaaagaactccggcttattagt
It includes:
- the rrs1 gene encoding ribosome biogenesis regulatory protein homolog, which gives rise to MATCNVDELLAQAEQDEAEKLRSITVHKGFELDFDVGNLLAADKNRIERRDFKEQRKEDFLRSLARDNTQLLINEIWKLPTQRVQEAIVAQLPPPTTALPREKPPPKPRAPTKWEQFAKLKGIQKKKKTNLVWDETAKEWRRRWGYQRANDDTKDWLIEVPVTSDPNEDQFAKRVYAKKERVAKNEFKRLKNIARAQKLTLPGVGLTPVAKQSKDELAKAASVALTSTASLGRFQDRLPKEKPARAAGVKRKFDPLIGDLSSERQKQLELLKVIDGKKPKMDITKAVNMQMREEDQEASAAKGKNKNNKKKPGRKGPRDSLAGKGKGKGKGKGKGSAGRGKPPGGKSKPGRR